Sequence from the Qipengyuania pelagi genome:
TCACCAGCACCGCGTCACCCGCGACAACGCCGTATTCCAACAGCGCGCCGATGGCTTCCGCGGCATTCTCGCAATGCGTGAAAGACCCGGCAAAGCCAAGCGGCTGTCCCGGCGCTTTCCCCAATTCACGGGCCAGCACGCGCATTTCCTCGCCCACCAAGACCGCGTGATCGACATTCGCGCTCGCCAGCGGCTCTGAAAGCTGGGCGTGGAACGCCGCGCCGAAATCGCCCAATTCCTTCATGCTGCCGAGAACGGCGATGCGGCGCCCGGCGGGCGTATTGCCCAATTGCGCGAGCGTGGCGCGCATACTGGCGGGATTGGCGTTGTAGCTTTCGTCGATCAGCAGCGCCTTGCCGCCCGGCGCAGCGATCTGGTGGCGCGCCCCGCGCCCCTTCAACCCGCCCATTTCGGCAAGCGCCAGACCGGCGGCGGCCATGTCGCCCCCGGCGGCGCGCACGGCGGCCATGACGCACAGCGCATTGGTGATCCAGTGCTCGCCCGGCTCCGCCACAGTGAAGCACATGCGGCCTTCGGGATATTCGCAAGTGACCAGCGATCCGCCATTTGCGCTGGGGATCGCATCGAGCAACCTGAGAGTTGCGTCACGCGCGCGCCCGAAGCTGACGACCTTCGCGCCGAGCTTGTCCGCGTGAGCCTTGAGCCTTGCGAAATGCGGGCTGTCCGCCGGGATCACCGCAGTGCCGCCTTTGACCAGGCCGCCGAAGATTTCCGCCTTGGCGTCCGCGATCGCCTCTTCGCTGCCGAGGTTCTCTATATGCGCGGGGGCGATGGTGGTGACGACCGCGACATGGGGGCGGACGTGATCGGTTAGCTCGGCGATCTCGCCCGCATGGTTCATCCCCATCTCGAACACGCCGAAGCGGCTGCGCGCGGGCATCCGGGCAAGGGACAGCGGAACGCCCACATGGTTGTTGTAGCTGCGGATCGAGCGATGCGCCTGCCCCCGGCTGGAGCGTTCGAGCGCGGCGAAGATCGCTTCCTTGACGCCCGTCTTGCCGACCGAGCCGGTGACGCCGACGACCTTGGCAAAGGTCCGCTCGCGCGCGGCGGCGGCGAGCGCGTGAAGCGCAGCAGTCGTATCTTCGACCAGCACATGGGGATAATCCACCGGACGATCGACCAGCGCGGCGGTGGCGCCATTGGCGAACGCCTTGTCGAGGAAGCGATGGCCGTCCATCGCCTCGCCCTGCAAGGCCACGAACAGGTCGCCATTGCGGATATCACGGCTGTCGGTGTCGATGCCCGAGACCTGAAAATCGCCGCTCGCTTTGCCAGTCGTGATTGCGGCGATCGTGGC
This genomic interval carries:
- a CDS encoding UDP-N-acetylmuramoyl-tripeptide--D-alanyl-D-alanine ligase is translated as MSAALIRHPALKRWPILPADRLPMALWDAATIAAITTGKASGDFQVSGIDTDSRDIRNGDLFVALQGEAMDGHRFLDKAFANGATAALVDRPVDYPHVLVEDTTAALHALAAAARERTFAKVVGVTGSVGKTGVKEAIFAALERSSRGQAHRSIRSYNNHVGVPLSLARMPARSRFGVFEMGMNHAGEIAELTDHVRPHVAVVTTIAPAHIENLGSEEAIADAKAEIFGGLVKGGTAVIPADSPHFARLKAHADKLGAKVVSFGRARDATLRLLDAIPSANGGSLVTCEYPEGRMCFTVAEPGEHWITNALCVMAAVRAAGGDMAAAGLALAEMGGLKGRGARHQIAAPGGKALLIDESYNANPASMRATLAQLGNTPAGRRIAVLGSMKELGDFGAAFHAQLSEPLASANVDHAVLVGEEMRVLARELGKAPGQPLGFAGSFTHCENAAEAIGALLEYGVVAGDAVLVKGSNSVGLGQLVDHFTRRDG